CGCGTCGCCGGCCTGCAGCAGGTAGTGGCTGAGCAGCATGCCGCCCATCGAGTAGCCGACGGCCAGCACGGCGCCGCCCTGGAAGCGACGGCGCACTGCCGCCACCACCTGCGATGCGCCTGTAGCCGTGAGCACTCGCACGTCGCACGTGTGCTGCGTGCAACGCTCAAGGAGCAATCGGCTATGAAGCTTAAACCCACTTGCATGCACAGACTGCTCATTCCACTAATTAACTCGTTCAGCCCGACACCGTCTATGTacgatgtatatatatatatatatatatatatatatatatatatatatatatatatatatatatatatatatatatatatatatatatatatatatatatatatatatatatatatatatatatatatatatatatatatattgttacgtgtagctgtagcccaatgctatatacaatagcggaagctaacggaaggccaaaatggcgacgctatatcaacgggtccacgtcgtcttcctcctcttcagtgcggccacactgtggtggctgtttcgtagtaatatatatatatatatatatatatatatatatatatatatatatatatatatatatacaacgaaTGAAAGATTCGCGGCTTCGCAATTAAGTTAGGTCTTCGCGTGCACCCGGTTGGCGTGGAAGCTCTCAGTTCGGAACAAAGACAAGCCATCTTTAGCTTGTCGGAGTGTAATCTCGAACCGCTTGGACCGCGCAAAAGCCGGATGAATTACTCATGTCCAGTTTTCTAGCTCAATTCGCCGACCTTAATGAAGGTCGTAAACCAGAAACTGTAGTATCCTGAACGGTAACGCTAGTCAAAACATTTAATTGGATCCGGGTAGTGTCCAAAACACTATTTAAGCCTGTTGGAACCACTTCAAACCAACAATTCATCACACCATCAGCATCAATTCATCGCATCAGTTTATATTACAACTACCGGCTGTAATTAATACTCAAGAATTCTGTCGAACACCGTCTGGTCAGGTAAAAACATCAATAATCGAACGACAGAAGAACTTAACGTTCAGTTTAGTTTTTTGGAATTGGTCATGCAGTGACCTGTTGCATTAATAATATAGACCAGCTGTTTCTTGGGATACAGGTTATTATAGGGCCCAAGGTTATTTACCTGGTTTTGCAAGTACGGTAATGGTACGTATCACACTGACTCGACTGATCGATATATGCGGCCGTGTATTGTTACACGCGACATTGCCCAGAGTGTGTCGCACGCTTCCCGAGGCGCCCCTGTTGTGTAACGTGCACGCTGTATACCTCGGCGAGGTCGCCGGTGCTGAGCGCGGAGACGAGCCTGTAGTTGTTGAGGGGCAGCCCGCCCTGGCCGCGGTTGTTGAGCACCACGCAGGGGCAACGCATCTGCGCCACCATGGGCACCAGCGTGCGCAGGTAGTACACCTGGCTGCCGCTGGACAGGCCCGTCAGGAAGAGCACCACCGGCGGCGGGTAGTGCTCGTTGATCCAGTCGAGCGCCACCGTCCCGCCGTCCGAGAGCGTCAACACCTGCCGCCGCAGAGGCAGCAGCGGCATGAAGCGCTGCGTGCAATGTGGCCGCGAGTCAAAGAAAGTTTCCCGAGGAGCCGAGAGATCTCGCCGCTTCGCTCTTCGCCAcatatacaccagaacaccgtgaattcaaagggcgcccccatattgatgagcgccggtcgcgctggtccatctatcccaagcgccgcgaagtagcaggcctgggctgccacgccgggagatgcgacccggcgcgaaagcgaaacttgggctttttagctgggcggaaggcgtgtttcacgttttttctaacctgtcattttcgctgtctggattcaatcaaacttcaagacctcgtgcaagtccacaatggacacactgagtgctgtgcagactgcagaagcgaatacatcgggtaggtacgctattatgtttgtacaaaccgcgcgctatatgccagaacacctgtgagctttttggcacgtaacctgtgaaggaatttacagcactgtgttggtgccatatattattaaagcacgcagaacactgtcatctgcactttcagtttggtcttgtttgtaatggtctctactgggttggccgcgcttggcaaccaactggcgaggtcgtttgactgcctggttagcagacgcctgcccttcaccacctgcacactgaaaacatcacaaaaatagatgttatagtaagaagggctgtagttctttcccatgccatcacttttgcgaagatatgaagtcctctcaaaatgaaatagaaaatacaccaggccaattgtatcgtgcaaccacttaagagtacaacattcagaacaaaagcctacagcactcgaacaagcagcatatgatgctaaacctgcactcattggaaaatgaggtactacagtagttataatgttcaactgcATGTGCAGTCAAaacccgtataacagggcgagcatgacagatgcaggtgttgtacagttgcacaaaccatgacagggcacgtaaaattaccatccctacttaaagctgcatcatcagaacccctttggtacaagacaacaaccgcacctgcattccaagaaattagccccaccaactgcagctacctggtaccagacctgtttcgcttgtgcgaggccatcggattgttggcgctcccttagaaaagaaaacagtaaaaaaaaactactgagaacgatcaaaattttgttacaaaatacaagagtaattaagcaccttattttcctcgccatatgaacggaaatattttgcgctttgccctgcataacagcccgcacgcagtttagagctcaggaggctcaaatgaattcgttacgaatgacacctgcaacaccagctcgtaaaggtaggtgcgctgcaagaacaccttcggcgacgagtagtcgtcgtttacgtttttgtggacgcatgctacgtgacgagcagacttcggtttactttcattagcaataacgctcaccagcaaggcctacaacttgtcgttcacgcttaattgtcattccgtgcaccagctgcaagtatcgctaacgcaaactcaactgttacgcttaaccgtcgggagctctgcctgaatgaaaacacgaaaaggcttgcctttttattatagccaaggcgaagcaccggcgcgggattctgctctgtaggcttgttgccgagaaagtgctcggagcaaacctgcgtattacgtttgtagggcgcaaagttgaacgtggcaccaaaatatacacagatcgaatactcactcgtgcattttcactgggttggtagttcttcctattcactgcagctatccaccggtggcgcagcttggcattcttcgttgcggatggaaatcggcgcaggctgaaaacaccacaccggcacgattccctacgtgtgttgtgctcttcgcaaacagcgctaagcaacctgctccttttccgctggttgttttggcatccaaacacgacgcaatgatgcccagatgacttcttctactttggatccgtgtgaacgggcacatttccgcactttggagccctagagctggcgcttgccatgtctactggtcgccggcgaacacactttggcagcccagtacaaaatagcgccggtcgaccggacaacccgggtgcgagagtatgcgttcggttagtctgggtgcgagactagcgtgttctggtctatatcaGTGACGACAGCACGCGAATATATGTCCGCTATACGAGAGAACAGCTCTGCCACGCCTCTACAAGCGTCTTTCATCCCGGTGGGACTCGCATCTACGGTAGGTTGCATCCTGGGTCACACATTTTTCATTGGCCGCATTATTGTGTCATGTACGTGTTAGTAGCTTGCAGCGCACTACGAAGGTGCTCCTTATACACGTTACATGTGTCAACCATGATTTCACGTCTTTTGCCCGCGTGCTTTCGCGCGTCGCGGAGCCATCATCGCGAGCAGGTTGGTCCATGGAGAACTGACTGAATCCTGCAGTTCCCGACAGACGTacggaaaaaaattggaggacgcttaagcttcgccttcaagagtggaacgcgatagcgttatcgcaccccgttcgcaccgcccactcattcgctcggcatgctcttgagtcacacaaagacgaaacgtgcgcctgagcaagcggaacgaaccaaagaacttggtgtctcgaagggagaaacgatctacgcgagccaaacgtcgtgatcggcacggacagccgggccgcgacgcgccatgaaggcggacgcgattaTGGGGCTGACGCATCGATGGggtcgtcctctatctcgcttgggagcaccacgcagacgcatgactcctcgccagcagcacggtacacatcgcaggggacgctttcccaccagacgcgctacgacgcagtgatcacgtcagaggcgtcccgcatcggacgctgcacctaggaatcgcgctgtcagcggaaagaggagccaggtcgcctaaacacgagggttcgagtgacgcacgatggaagttggaaggggagagagcgagaaaacttattaaacgcaagggtattggggcatcctcgcaccggtccccgcacggccccaatgcgctcaaacgagacgaaggggagaagcaggtgagtggcgcgccacctgtcggggcagcgccgtacattgcgaggagggggtcttctgtgtttgccgcaagatggctcttcGTGTGCGCCAAGCACAGAAggaatgtagcggaaacgtacttcgctactcgtttaactgcgacttctatagtttacatgctcataattaccgatatacaccgcagtataactttctacggcacgtttctaaggcaacaccgcattcactagagacgcttttgtcgcgctttgaaccatcgaactcatggctgagttgtggcgtctccgtctcacactccggagaccttggttcaattcccacccagcccatcttgcaagttgttttcatttatgaattgccttcctgGATATTTTCGCTCtcagccaacgccgccgacgctgaCGCCACCGgactttctgcgacacgagctccttaacgctgtcacgttaataaTAGACGCGCCTTGCATGCCATGACTCCTTTGCCAAATGACTATACCCGTAGTCCGTTAGTGACAGCTTGTACTACGCCTTGCTTCAATTGAACTCGCTGCGTATCTTATGTCACGTTGCGGCACTAACCGATATGCGAGAATCTTCAAGGCCAAACTAAAGTGCGGCGAAGGCGGGGAGCTAAGGTGTACGGAGAGGTTCGTGCAGATGATTCACTGTGACGTCAAAGCGGCAAGTCAGAACGTGCTCCTCTAAATTATGTCTGTTTAATCTATGGGAAAATAATATCGTTCTGTTCATTCCGTTACGCCATGTACCAGAAGCGATATACGTCTCTACATTTCCGTCTCCTCCAACGCCCGCTCAAGAAATCTGTCTATAAATAAGGACTTTCAAAGTGCAAGTAATAGTGCCTGTAGCGCTTCAAGAATATCGCCTGCATGTGTGCTCAAGACATATCCCACATCCGATGTTTTCCTGACGAAATTCAGCTTCGATGAAACCGACTCGCGGAGGTTGCAAAGACAACATATGTATGTAGTCATGTCCTGCATGCTGCTTGGCTTTTGCGACCTCCTTTCATCAAGTCCATTCCTGGGGCTGTTTTCAACCACAGCTCAACTTGAAACTATTACTgctacgtacagtcgcggacagaataaaatgggcCACGAGATCTctgaaaacgttcaattcccgagcagcctgtagcagtaaccagtaaaactgcccacgacaacgttgttagcatattctagtcgaggtccaaaatgcaaaaaccagattgcgttgtgatgttgcggagatattcagctttttcttagatttcgtggtccataatattctgtccgcgactgtacgttcaTTATGGGTgggcagaagcagcagcagcgcgcgcgtTTGGcaagtattggcggcgaggagttacggagtcgccatctatcggaagcgcctcgctggcgcagtatgagggatcacgtggcttgctcctcataggttttgctgttagcgctcactgaaaacaccacgcgcgagctctcccggacatttctgtcagtactttcgaaacgagagaagtttcttactgtctaaataataatcttgggcaaactgaaagcacacagtcgtttacagacgctatctctttaccgaatacgtacagtgaacgccactgcgcgcggtcgccgcgatggagtctcccaaaccggcttcttgcgtgaaaggtacgtaaacgctgagagaaaactacgtaaaatatgttcttatagtgtttgtataactaaatggagcgtaatagaacgaagcctcaatgcagcgatcgcgcagattcgcagcgaccgactgcgcgtctgcatgcttgtccgcgcactgtttcgctttctccgcgcacgcgttttcgcaccgtgccatgagctttaggccgcagaatatgagcatttgacagtatacaagcaaccattgttgcgtgggtgctatcagagatgttcaaaaataattgcattgtagagacttcgacgcctggggactgtgatgtgccgtcgcgacgattcaatttttttttcttctaaattatttgacctttcaatactatttctcgagttgtgtcgcactgcatgtttatcggtgttctcagcgtgcaatttcccgctgctccttttatgtaatccagtgcattaattcataacacaaacatcaCCATATACCatgttatttttttaaatgtgctttttaccgctgcctttccactccactgaacttgccagtatctatagcatcgacaagttcatagaccaaaccgtcatgacattagtcgggcagcggactcgggcgagcgtctcagtgcgcgttttcagaacatcgcagaccgggcgccgtagcagaaatcttcctcgcgtctgtgcttgctgcatacccgagttgtagccgatgactgtttgctggttttatgtttcgcgagccgagcttcacgcagcttcttgacATGCGGCTACGTGTgcataaggctgacaccggcctccgttacatgcgtccggccctgcggcaccgagcagtagcctatcacgttgcgcgccttcaaaggcagccgctaccaattgtagtgctttgaagcgttgtaaaggagacactcgaagcgggaaaatttcgccactaaataaggactgcagcgtacgagggaatttaaactcgttttcagctcgcttcggcgcgcccgaagcagccgacgcggccgctatgtccacgtgatccctcctagcacgtcacgccgacggtggcgccagcttttccagtggtggagctcgaggccaataccaaTTCTTGTGTAAATCCAACTGCATGTTAATCAGCACGTACGAAGGCGGCTGTAAAGACTACGCTACCCGACAGCGAAGAAGGCAAGGACCAGAGTATATAGCGCCGCACCTGGCAGACGAGGCTGAGGAGGCTCTGGGCGTTTGCCCCTATGCACCAGATGGGCGGCCAGAAGTGGTTCTCGATCAACGGGCCGCAGTTGACACGCAGGAAGGTGCGCATGCTTGCCGAGCCGCAGATGACCCACGGCTTGCCCACCACGTACGTGTAGTAGTACAGGAGGTACAGCGCGAACGCCACCAAGCACACCAGCTGCAGCGTGGACAGCATGGTCGGCCAATTTTGTTCTCGCCGCGCGGAATTTTGGCGTGGCCGGCGGCAACGGCAGCGGCGGGGCGCCCGCTAGGGTGCCCCGGCTTCTCTCGCTGGAACGGTGGAGGCGCGTGGCGAGCATGCTTCCGAACGCTCCTTCTTCTTCTACGTTTGAGTGTACGCGAACACGTGGTGCAAGCCTCTCCACGAGCAAGACAGCCCCAGGGCCGGCCGCGGAGGAATTTGCAGGAACGACTGAACGTTGAGCAAGTTGATGTTATTTGCCTCATTCTAAGCAATGTATGCACATATTCATAAGTTATAGTATAGGTTTACGTGGTGTTCAGCTGGAGAGGTTGGAAGCAGTACAGCTTCGGCTACGCCATTTGACTTCAGTGAAAAATATAAATGTGCTTTATGGGTTCCTGTGTCACCTCGTTTCGGGCCTCTTCAagagagagctttagaatagctTTGCTGGTGGTAGCGTTGGGGCACGGAGGAGTGAAGggctttagaatagggctttgcgtttgcggatatcGTCTTGCGCTGACGGCGCCACTGCAGCgtaaaagaaaagctattagaaataattaaataaaatataccattttatgttGGGAAGAGCAAATTTGACTTTCGCgttttcgcgtttaattacaatttagaggttattctatcAGTAGCAAGTAATTAGTTCCACTTAGTTTTtagtaaccaactttacgtgccttcaccaaccaagctaagccgtgttaggcttaacgagccatgaaatcgacaatcgaattcggaatcagcggcgtctataatgaatcaatcttcataacacgcTAGCTGAGAGAGAGCGATA
This Dermacentor albipictus isolate Rhodes 1998 colony chromosome 1, USDA_Dalb.pri_finalv2, whole genome shotgun sequence DNA region includes the following protein-coding sequences:
- the Hydr1 gene encoding protein ABHD1 isoform X1; translation: MLATRLHRSSERSRGTLAGAPPLPLPPATPKFRAARTKLADHAVHAAAGVLGGVRAVPPVLLHVRGGQAVGHLRLGKHAHLPACQLRPVDREPLLAAHLVHRGKRPEPPQPRLPALHAAAASAAAGVDALGRRDGGARLDQRALPAAGGALPDGPVQRQPGVLPAHAGAHGGADALPLRGAQQPRPGRAAPQQLQARLRAQHRRPRRGASQVVAAVRRRFQGGAVLAVGYSMGGMLLSHYLLQAGDAAQIDAGLSISAPFHLRTSYENLMSWSSTFLVNLYLAHCLMSLVKSNADVMGATDVIDVNRLLQCRTLYDFDNRYTAPVFGFRDAMEFYEFASLNGKLSTVRRPLLYLVAADDVFGSLKTLPAAEIEQSPWLSAIVTPRGGHLGFVDGWLWPRPPFYSERVAAAYVRGLLALARGPLGLKALHALVDSAVHSSSLFQPAREKLMATSIMPRPEDDEVAVAATPSRRRRQARTNATKILCEQ